Proteins found in one Aliidongia dinghuensis genomic segment:
- the infC gene encoding translation initiation factor IF-3 has translation MARPPLNLTPSREGPRINEEINVPRVRLVDQNGEMVGVVTKMEALAMAATAGLDLVEVAAAADPPVCKILDYGKFKYEEQKKKNEAKKKQKVIEVKEIKLRPGIDDHDYDVKMRSMVKFVEEGDKVKVTMRFRGRELAHQDIGMNVLMRVRDDLDEIAKVEQFPRMEGRQMTMVLSPR, from the coding sequence ATAGCCAGACCACCCCTCAACCTCACGCCGTCCCGCGAGGGCCCGCGCATCAATGAGGAGATCAACGTCCCCCGCGTTCGCCTGGTCGACCAGAACGGCGAGATGGTCGGGGTCGTAACGAAGATGGAGGCCCTGGCGATGGCCGCCACCGCCGGCCTCGACCTGGTCGAAGTCGCCGCCGCGGCGGACCCACCGGTTTGCAAGATCCTCGACTACGGCAAGTTCAAGTACGAGGAACAGAAGAAGAAGAACGAGGCCAAGAAGAAGCAGAAGGTCATCGAGGTCAAGGAGATCAAGCTCCGTCCCGGCATCGACGACCACGACTACGACGTCAAGATGCGCAGCATGGTCAAGTTCGTGGAGGAAGGCGACAAGGTGAAGGTCACCATGCGCTTCCGCGGCCGCGAGCTCGCCCATCAGGACATCGGCATGAACGTGCTGATGCGCGTGCGCGACGACCTGGACGAGATCGCCAAGGTCGAGCAATTCCCGCGCATGGAAGGCCGCCAGATGACGATGGTGCTGTCGCCGCGTTGA